Genomic segment of Kibdelosporangium phytohabitans:
TGCCGAGGTTCGGTACGCCGCTGACCTCGCTGATCAGCCGGTACGGCGCCGGGGCCATGGCGGTGAGCGAGCACGCGAGGCCGAACAGGATGAACCAGATCGCCGAGCCGGTCCGCGCCGCGCGGCGCCTGCGGTCGACGAGTTTGCCGACGACGAACGCCCACGCGAGGATCGCCGGGCCGTAGAGCCGGATCCAGTCGGCCCAGCCGTTCATCGCCGGGTTTCCGGCCAGTCGAACGCGGCGCTGATCCGGTCGGCGACCTCGCTGGTCCGGTGGCCGGGGACGGCCTCCCGCTGCGCCCGCTGGGTGATCAGCGAGGCGAGCAGTTCCGCCTCCTGCTCCTGCTCGGCCTGGTAGGTGGAGCGGCCGAGGATCCGTTGCACCATCGCGGGATCGAGGCTCGGCAGGAGCATGCGGGTCAGTTCGCTGGCCGACAGCCGCGCCGGGTAGTGGTCGCACAGCACGTGGGCCAGTTCGTGCAGGATGATGTGTTCCTGGTGCGGGGGAGTGGTGGACGCCTCGTAGAAGATCATGTCGGTCTTCTCGGTGGCCACCCACAACCCGAGTACGCCGCTGTCGTGCGCGTTCATCGGGGTGAACGTGATCTGCCTGCCCCGCTGATGTGCCACCAGGCGGCACAACCTCCGGGCGTCGAACGGTTGCGGCATCGGCAAAGTCCGTGCTAGTACCGCGCACCGCCGCCGCATCTCCCGGAAACTCGGGCTCACCTTTGCAGCGTAGCGAGAAGTGCCCCGTGAGTTCCTGAGAACTCACGGGGCACGACCCCCCTTCGCTACGCGCGAGCCAGCTCCGGCTCGGCGGCGGCCAGTGCCCGTGCCTTGTTCTCCTTGCGGCTGGCGACGATCCCGGACAGCGCGACGACCACGCCGATCACCGCGATCCCGGCGACCACGGCAAGGCCGGGGAAGTAGCTGGCGAGCAGCTCGTCCGGCGTGACCTGGGCGGTGTGCGCCTCGTTGGCCGACACCACGGCGGTCACGATGGCCAGCCCGATCGCGCCGCCGACCTGCAGCGACGTGTTGAGCAGACCGGACGCCAGGCCCTGCTCCTCGTCCTTGACACCGGCCGTGGCCTGGATGTTGAGCGAGGTGATGGACAGCGCGCAGGCGACACCGAGCAACAGCATGCTCGGCAGCACGACGCCGATGACGTTCGCCGAGACGTCCATCCCGAGCATGAACGCGTAGCTGCCGACCAGTGCGACGATGCCGAGCGTCAGCAGCCGCGGCGTGCCGAAGCGGTCGACGATCTTGTCCATCTTGGTCGAGCTGGCGGCCACGATGACGGCGGCAGGCAGGAACGCCAGCGCGGTCTGGATCGCCGACCAGCCCAGCAGCCGTTGCATGTACTGCATGACGATGAACTGGAAGCCGACGTACGACCCGAAGAAGATCATCGCGCCGAGGTTGGCGC
This window contains:
- a CDS encoding ImmA/IrrE family metallo-endopeptidase, with product MSPSFREMRRRCAVLARTLPMPQPFDARRLCRLVAHQRGRQITFTPMNAHDSGVLGLWVATEKTDMIFYEASTTPPHQEHIILHELAHVLCDHYPARLSASELTRMLLPSLDPAMVQRILGRSTYQAEQEQEAELLASLITQRAQREAVPGHRTSEVADRISAAFDWPETRR